Part of the Woronichinia naegeliana WA131 genome, GCATATTAGGTTTGACGAATAAAATCAACTATTTCTGAATAATCAAGAATATCATCATCTAAATTATCTGAAGATATTTTTTTAAGATTCGTCTGCATGGGAAAAGTCTCTAACCTCAAGTAATTGAAAGCTTTATCAGCAGTCTTTTGATGATTTTTTGTATTTAATTTATTATCAATTATTGACTGAATATTTATCACTTTGAATTATATTTTAGGTATTTTTATATTCTTATTGAGCTATGAATTTTCTCTCTTTTTATTTAAAGCTTGCTTAATCACTTGAACATATTCACTTTGGCGATCTTTTTTGATAATACCTATGTTGTTTTGATGGATACGTCGTTTAAAAAGAATATTAGGAATGACCATCATCTCAAGATTTAACGCTTTAGCTCTAATATACCAGTCAATAAATTCCACTCGTTGCCAATGAGAATCAAAATATCCCACGCTTAAAAAAGATTGCTTTTTAATTAACATTGTTCCTCTATGAATTCCTTGTATAATTTCTTTAGGAATCTCAAATCGTTGTCGGATTACGTTATCCAATTCAGGACTAATAAACTGTTGTACGTGGCCAAATACTATATCTAAATGAGGATTTTTCGCAAAGCATTGAGATTGGATTATTAACTTGTCTTTTAACCATAAATCATCACTATCTAAAAACGCGAGAAAATCTCCCTGACTTCTAAGTACAGGACAAAAGGCTTGAAAAGTATAAGAGAAAGGGGTTTCATGGAAGATGAACGTAATGTAAGAAAACCCATGAACCAATATAACGCATTGAAACAAGCCCTAAAACCCCATTTGGGATGGCATGGTGCCAGACTCTCCTTCCTAGCCTTGTTCTTACTCGCCCTCCTCAAAGTGAAAACGGTTAACCTTAAAGAATTGGCCCTGGGTTTTGAAGGTCGGGCATTGGTGGATTCTCATTACAAACGCTTACAACGCTTTTTCTCAGGATTTGAGCTGGATTACCATCACATTGCCCGTATTGTAGTCAGTTGGCTGGATATCCCTCAACCTTGGGTATTAAGTATTGACCGCACAACCTGGGAGTTTGGCAGTCATGGTTATAATATCCTCACTGTCGGCATTGTCCATGAAGGAGTAGCCATTCCCATCTTGTGGTGGATGCTTAGCAAGAAAAAGGGCAATTCTAACAGTGATGAACGAATGCGTTTTATCGAGGAGATGCTCAAGATTTTTCCCACCGCCCTGATTCGTTGTTTATGTGGCGACCGTGAGTTTATTGGTCAGGCTTGGCTTCGCTATCTTCTGCTCGAACCGCTACTGGCTTTCTGTCTGAGAATTCGGGCTACGGACAAGATTGAGCACAATGGCAAGCTTTTGGCCGCCAAAGTCATTTTTGCCCATCTTGCAAAAGAGTGAATCTCAACGTCTTCAAGGGAGTTGTCGGGTTTGGGGATATCCTGTTTCTGTAGAGGCTCTTCGCTTGCCTGATAATTCTCTACTCATCGTCATTGGACATCCCGATTCCCAAGGTCTTATTCACGATTATGCCCTGCGTTGGGGCATTGAAACCCTTTTTGGCATCTTTAAGACTCGTGGCTTTTGCTTGGAATCTACTCACTTTACTGACCCCAAGCGTCTTCGTAAGCTTTTGGCTTTACTGACTTTAGCTTTGGCTTGGTCTCTCAAAACTGGTCTAGCAATTCATCATCTTCATCCCATTCCCCTCAAGAAACATGGTCGCCTAGCGCAGAGTCTTTTTCGTCTTGGTTTTGACCATCTTCGTCATCTTGTTCTTAATCCTTCTCTACCCAATTTTTCTCTTTTTCTCGACTCCCTACATTTTTTGTCCTGTACTTAGCCCTGACTTAGTTTAATTCCATAATTCAATGGACTAGAACAGCTACCACTGTTTGGTTGATAATAGTATTTTACAGAGGGAATAAAACTTTTTGCAATTTCAGCACTTTTATCTGTTGAACCATCATCAATAATTAAAATTTCTAGCGGTTGATAGGTTTGAGATAAAACACTTTCTATCGCTTCACCTAAATAGCGATCGCAGTTATAAACAGGAATAATAACACTAATTAAAGGTTGCTCTGCCATAGAATTTATTTGTTCTGAGATTTATAATTTTTAGTGATCACATCCGCCCCAATGTATTCACTGATGGTTATCAAGGGGTTAATGAGATTATTGCTCAATGTCGCTTTAGTGCGTAGTCGCTCTAAACGTTTTTTATAAATATAAAATAAACCTAATGATCTCGTATTTTTTCCATAGGTCATGCCTCCTTTATGAAGATGATAAAATAGAGTCGTTTCTGGAATTACTTTTTTAACAATATTATTCTCCCATGCACGAATATACCAGTCAACATCTTCACCATACATCATACTTTCATCAAATAGACCAACTTTTTCAAAGATAGAAGAACGATAGATAGAACTTCCGAGCAAAATATATTGATAGGGTTCATAATAATGGGAACTTAAAATCTCTCCTGTTTCTAATTCTAGATATTTAACTTTTTGAATTAAGCCCTGAACAATCTCCACGTCAGGATTTTCCTTCAAACATTGTAACTGTATCGCTAATTTATGATCTGACCATAAATCATCTACATCTAAAAAAGCAATGATATTTCCTTTTGCTAGTTTGATACCTCGATTTCTAGCCGCAGAAGGGCCTGCATTTGCTTGGTAATGATAAATAATATCGGGATACTGTTTAGCAATATTTGCAGTATTGTCAGTTGATCCATCATCAATGATAATAATTTCTAAAGGTTGATATTGTTGACTTAAAATATTATTAATTGCTCTCGCTAAAAAATTCTCACCGTTATAAACGGGAATAATTGCACTGACAAAATATTGCTCACGGGAAGTCATAGAAATTATCTGAGTAAATTGAGAATAACCTGGGGAATTTGAGCTAAGTCTGTTCCGAGATTGAGATAATAACTCGGTAGTTTTTGAGTGAGTTGAGTCATGCGATCGCAGGCTTCTTTTCCTGTTCCTGGTAATTGTTTAATTGTGCTGGGGACTAAAGCCGTTAGAGCCGCGATCGCTGAGGTAGGTTCTAAGTTAGAGTTAATTTGACCAGTAACACGGGGAATAAGGATTGCTTTAAGGGGAAAATCATTGATAAGCCTCTCAGAAAAATGTTCCGCTAAAAAATAAAGTGCTTTTTCTTGATCCAGATGATTCGAGTTATGAATTAATGACTTTAACCAGGGTAGTCGCTCGATATCATTAGGCTTTTTTTTTGCACTACTGTAAAGACTATAGGCATGGGGCAAGGAATGAGTAGAAACTAAAGTATAGTCATCACTGAGATAAAATAAATCCGACTTTAAGCAAGCTAGAGCCGTTGTTGATTTCCCCATTCCTCCTTTTCCCACAATCAACACGCCTCCTGTCGAAAGACCGACTGCTCCAGCGTGAATCATTTGTTGATTCTGTTGACTAAACCATTGTTGAAAAATATTTTTGAGAGGAGAACCAGTCTCCCAATAGGGCAATTCCTCTGGTTTATTAACCCAATAAATACCTAAATTTCTTTCTAAATCCAGAACACTGAGGGCATTAGCTCCCCATTGAAAATAAGTACAAATGCGCTCATTACTGAGGCTCGAAATTTCTCCTCGCTTCTGTAGATCTTCTCTTTGCCAAACAGGAGGAGGCATTCGTGTTTGTGTTGTTGTGCTATCCCATAAAAAAATAGTTAAATCGGGATTATCAACCGTAGGAATAACAAGATGAGCCAGGGCAGGAGCGATCGCTGAAACTAAACCCTTTCCTGCAAAAGATAAACAGATTTTAGACTCCGCAATCTGATAAAAATAATTAATTTGTCCTTCCGAAGCAGCGATCGCTTGTTGGGAAATATGATAAATATTTTCAAAAAAACTGAGAGGATCTTCTGTCGGTAATAATTCAAGTGAAATGAGCGATTCCATGAAAATAAGACTTTATTTTTAATCTATTTAAAAAATGCCTTCCAATTTTGCATTCGGCCAGCCCGTTTCATCTACTTCATGAATCGGATCTAGAGCCAATAAATCTTCCATATCTGTATATTTACTCAGTTTCGGCATTTCAAAAGGAGGCGGCTCTCCCCTTGTCTGTGTGTAATGTTATGTTAAGAGTTAAAGCAAGCTAACAATTTAAGCCGTAGATGCTCAAAATTAGCAAATCCATAACTTTTCCTTTTTATTAATTTAATTTTTGTATTCATCCCTTCCGTTAATCCATTAGTTGTATGGTTTTCAAAATAATTGCATATACCTGTCAAATGAGTTTTCAGCATACCCACACTTTTTTTATAGAATAGGCACGCTGTTCTCATCCATTTTTCAAATTTTCTCCTTGCACCATTTGTCGTTCTTGAATGCTCATAAATATCTCTAATCTCTTCCTTCATTTCATACGCTATTCCTAAACAAGGATACATTTTCAATATCTCTTCTAACTCTTCTCTTTTTTCTTTTTTTAACTCTTCTTTATTTTTCCATAATAGGTATGTTAAACCCTTTTTATGGATATTCATTTTCTTTCTCAATTTATTCAATTCTTCATTTATATTTTTCATTACATGAAATCTATCATAGACGATTTTAGCATTTACAAATAACTCCTTTATTGCTGACGTAAATCCCTCCCACATATCCACACTTACTTCCTTTACATTCTCTCTAACCCTTGCTGGCTGCACCTTTAGGGCTTCTATTATCTCTTCTTTTTTGTGTCCTTTTATTACTTCTAACAATTCCTTTTTATTTATATCTATCACTGTTGTAATAAAGTCTTTTTTTCCTTTTCTATTACTAAATTCGTCTAAACTTATCTTTTCTGGTAATTCCCATTCCTTCTTTTCTGCCTGCTTTGCATACTCTTCAAATATTGATTCCAATGTTCCCCAACTTATTTCTTCTTCTTGCCTTACCTCTTCTACATTTTTCTTTTTTACTTGCTCATAAATCTTTTCTTCATAACGAATTGTATAATGTTTTCTTAGCCGCATAAAGTCCAGTCTTTCTGTTATGTATTTCTGACATTTTTCACAATGGAACTGGCGGCGGGGCACTTCCAGATATACTTTCTTTCCCAATAGGGATAAATCCCGAACCAAATTATATTCTATTTGATTTATATCTTCCAATTCTTTATGACAATTTGGACATTCTATTACTTCGTTTTTCATTTTTAATTTTAAGAACAAAGCACCATCTATTTCTCGATAGTTTACGACTGTTACCTTTGGCAAACCTAGTAGCTCATCCAAGTTTATCCACATACTCCACCTCCTACTGTGGTATTACTATTATACACTTTCCACACAGTTGGGGGAAGAGCCAGGAGGCTTATCGATCCCATTATTGACAAATCCATGAGAGACTATTTCATTTTCTGGTGTATCTTCTGCCAACTCAGTAATAATACCTTCTTCAATCAGTTGGTCTATAAATCGTTGAACGCCTTGAGCAATAATTTCTGGTTCTTCGTGATAGTTTTGAATTAATTGGGCAACAATTTGAGCAGATGATTGTTCTCGTTCAATCTCTGTCCAAATTTCCGCAGAGGTGTTGAGCAAACTGTAGTAATCACCTTGCTTAAGATTGACAATGATTACTTCACCGTCAATCAGTTCATGCACAATATTAGGGGTATTGATTTTAAATTTCATGGCTTTGCGATCGCTGAGTGTTAGAGTTTTGCTGGTAAATAATTTGGAGATTGTAAACTAATTTAAGTCAAAATGCAACTCTCACTGAGATTTTTCTTGTAACCACTGATTTAATAAATATTTTCGTCTCGTTACCGCCGAAACTTCTGTATTACCCAGCATCGATTGTTGAGTGTATTGATAATAACGTTGCCATAGATCTCGAATCCGAATTAGGTAATAAAAATAAAGTTTGGGGTCAGTATATTTAGATTCCACAGGATATCTTTCAGACATCATCTGAGCGTTAAGAAATATTTGTTGAATCATTAATTTAATTTTTTCCATAAAATGCGGTTGTTCAATAAAGTTCACCAAAGGAATAGTCATTTTGAAGCTGAGGTGTTGATTATTAGTACTGCGATTGACAAATAATTCGTCCTTCGTGATCGCCAATGTTGGTTGATCAATTCCGCCATGCTCAATAGCTTGTAGAATCAAATTGGGTAAATCAACTCCTAAAGAATAGTGAGCAAAAGCTAACATAATATACAAACCTTTTTGCCATTGCCATCGTTCAGCCGTCGTTTGTAGTGCTTGCCAATCGAGTTGATCCTGAAAATGTTCAATAATCCTAGCTAAATCGCATAGAGGACGAACCCCAATATTGAATTTATGATGATAGGACGCATGATGACAGAGATGTAACATCAAATCCTCTGGAGCCAGAGCCAGAGCCGTTTCTCCAAAAAAATCCGTATTTTTTGCTCTCTGCCATAGTTCTGTAAGGTCAAATTGATAGGTTTCATTGGGATCACAAATTGTCCAGTGAATTTCTATTACAGG contains:
- a CDS encoding PqqD family protein yields the protein MKFKINTPNIVHELIDGEVIIVNLKQGDYYSLLNTSAEIWTEIEREQSSAQIVAQLIQNYHEEPEIIAQGVQRFIDQLIEEGIITELAEDTPENEIVSHGFVNNGIDKPPGSSPNCVESV
- a CDS encoding glycosyltransferase family 2 protein — protein: MTSREQYFVSAIIPVYNGENFLARAINNILSQQYQPLEIIIIDDGSTDNTANIAKQYPDIIYHYQANAGPSAARNRGIKLAKGNIIAFLDVDDLWSDHKLAIQLQCLKENPDVEIVQGLIQKVKYLELETGEILSSHYYEPYQYILLGSSIYRSSIFEKVGLFDESMMYGEDVDWYIRAWENNIVKKVIPETTLFYHLHKGGMTYGKNTRSLGLFYIYKKRLERLRTKATLSNNLINPLITISEYIGADVITKNYKSQNK
- a CDS encoding ISL3 family transposase — encoded protein: MWINLDELLGLPKVTVVNYREIDGALFLKLKMKNEVIECPNCHKELEDINQIEYNLVRDLSLLGKKVYLEVPRRQFHCEKCQKYITERLDFMRLRKHYTIRYEEKIYEQVKKKNVEEVRQEEEISWGTLESIFEEYAKQAEKKEWELPEKISLDEFSNRKGKKDFITTVIDINKKELLEVIKGHKKEEIIEALKVQPARVRENVKEVSVDMWEGFTSAIKELFVNAKIVYDRFHVMKNINEELNKLRKKMNIHKKGLTYLLWKNKEELKKEKREELEEILKMYPCLGIAYEMKEEIRDIYEHSRTTNGARRKFEKWMRTACLFYKKSVGMLKTHLTGICNYFENHTTNGLTEGMNTKIKLIKRKSYGFANFEHLRLKLLACFNS
- a CDS encoding glycosyltransferase family 2 protein — translated: MAEQPLISVIIPVYNCDRYLGEAIESVLSQTYQPLEILIIDDGSTDKSAEIAKSFIPSVKYYYQPNSGSCSSPLNYGIKLSQG
- a CDS encoding nucleotidyltransferase family protein; translation: MGALLYFQLQSLPDLRVPLIIQESLKDIYRKNTFFNMALMGELKSILNLFNSHKIPVIVLKGAYLAKEVYSKIGLREMVDIDLLVPDDKVEQAAKLLEILDYQSIGDYDASLEVEKSSGHQLPPFRKSFALPVIEIHWTICDPNETYQFDLTELWQRAKNTDFFGETALALAPEDLMLHLCHHASYHHKFNIGVRPLCDLARIIEHFQDQLDWQALQTTAERWQWQKGLYIMLAFAHYSLGVDLPNLILQAIEHGGIDQPTLAITKDELFVNRSTNNQHLSFKMTIPLVNFIEQPHFMEKIKLMIQQIFLNAQMMSERYPVESKYTDPKLYFYYLIRIRDLWQRYYQYTQQSMLGNTEVSAVTRRKYLLNQWLQEKSQ